A genome region from Apus apus isolate bApuApu2 chromosome 2, bApuApu2.pri.cur, whole genome shotgun sequence includes the following:
- the TPD52 gene encoding tumor protein D52 isoform X5: MEPPRDQGLLRSDSIPEVGEDAAATVSMAETLSEEEQDELRKELAKVEEEIQTLSQVLAAKEKHLAEIKRKLGINSLQELRQNITKSWQDVTSTTAYKRTSETLSQAGQKASAAFSSVGSVITKKFEDVSIRSIQHSISMPIMRNSPTFKSFEEKVESLKSKVGGGKPAGGDFGEVLNSAANASATETIAEQTQEETP; the protein is encoded by the exons GGCTGCTGAGAAGTGACTCTATACCTGAGGTTGGAGAGGATGCTGCTGCTACAGTTAGTATGGCAGAAACACTCTCAGAAGAAGAACAGGATGAGCTAAGAAAAGAGCTTGCTAAG GTGGAAGAGGAAATCCAGACGCTCTCACAAGTGCTGGCTGCCAAAGAGAAGCATCTagcagaaataaagagaaagctGGGAATTAACTCCTTACAGGAACTAAGGCAGAACATTACCAAAAGCTGGCAAGATGTTACATCAACCACGGC ATACAAGAGAACATCAGAAACCCTGTCTCAGGCTGGTCAGAAggcttctgcagctttttcatCTGTTGGCTCAGTCATAACCAAGAAGTTTGAGGATGTTAG TATACGCTCCATACAACATTCCATTAGCATGCCTATTATGAG aAATTCTCCTACTTTCAAATCCTTTGAGGAAAAAGTTGAAAGCCTGAAG TCTAAAGTTGGAGGAGGCAAACCTGCTGGGGGTGACTTTGGCGAAGTTCTCAACTCTGCTGCCAATGCCAGTGCCACAGAAACCATTGCAGAACAGACACAGGAGGAGACCCCCTGA
- the TPD52 gene encoding tumor protein D52 isoform X4 — translation MEPPRDQGLLRSDSIPEVGEDAAATVSMAETLSEEEQDELRKELAKVEEEIQTLSQVLAAKEKHLAEIKRKLGINSLQELRQNITKSWQDVTSTTAYKRTSETLSQAGQKASAAFSSVGSVITKKFEDVRLQAFSHSFSIRSIQHSISMPIMRNSPTFKSFEEKVESLKSKVGGGKPAGGDFGEVLNSAANASATETIAEQTQEETP, via the exons GGCTGCTGAGAAGTGACTCTATACCTGAGGTTGGAGAGGATGCTGCTGCTACAGTTAGTATGGCAGAAACACTCTCAGAAGAAGAACAGGATGAGCTAAGAAAAGAGCTTGCTAAG GTGGAAGAGGAAATCCAGACGCTCTCACAAGTGCTGGCTGCCAAAGAGAAGCATCTagcagaaataaagagaaagctGGGAATTAACTCCTTACAGGAACTAAGGCAGAACATTACCAAAAGCTGGCAAGATGTTACATCAACCACGGC ATACAAGAGAACATCAGAAACCCTGTCTCAGGCTGGTCAGAAggcttctgcagctttttcatCTGTTGGCTCAGTCATAACCAAGAAGTTTGAGGATGTTAG ACTACAGGCATTTTCACATTCCTTTAG TATACGCTCCATACAACATTCCATTAGCATGCCTATTATGAG aAATTCTCCTACTTTCAAATCCTTTGAGGAAAAAGTTGAAAGCCTGAAG TCTAAAGTTGGAGGAGGCAAACCTGCTGGGGGTGACTTTGGCGAAGTTCTCAACTCTGCTGCCAATGCCAGTGCCACAGAAACCATTGCAGAACAGACACAGGAGGAGACCCCCTGA
- the TPD52 gene encoding tumor protein D52 isoform X2, which yields MLWWKKRAAAHCECPGMDLYEDYKSPFDFNAGVNRNYLYLSPSINLSPPGSPTLAKSGLLRSDSIPEVGEDAAATVSMAETLSEEEQDELRKELAKVEEEIQTLSQVLAAKEKHLAEIKRKLGINSLQELRQNITKSWQDVTSTTAYKRTSETLSQAGQKASAAFSSVGSVITKKFEDVSIRSIQHSISMPIMRNSPTFKSFEEKVESLKSKVGGGKPAGGDFGEVLNSAANASATETIAEQTQEETP from the exons ATGCTTTGGTGGAAGAAGAGGGCGGCTGCACATTGTGAATGTCCTGGCATGGATCTGTATGAGGATTATAAATCACCTTTCGATTTCAATGCTGGAGTGAACAGAAATTATCTTTACCTGTCGCCTAGCATAAACCTTTCTCCACCTGGATCACCTACACTGGCAAAGTCAG GGCTGCTGAGAAGTGACTCTATACCTGAGGTTGGAGAGGATGCTGCTGCTACAGTTAGTATGGCAGAAACACTCTCAGAAGAAGAACAGGATGAGCTAAGAAAAGAGCTTGCTAAG GTGGAAGAGGAAATCCAGACGCTCTCACAAGTGCTGGCTGCCAAAGAGAAGCATCTagcagaaataaagagaaagctGGGAATTAACTCCTTACAGGAACTAAGGCAGAACATTACCAAAAGCTGGCAAGATGTTACATCAACCACGGC ATACAAGAGAACATCAGAAACCCTGTCTCAGGCTGGTCAGAAggcttctgcagctttttcatCTGTTGGCTCAGTCATAACCAAGAAGTTTGAGGATGTTAG TATACGCTCCATACAACATTCCATTAGCATGCCTATTATGAG aAATTCTCCTACTTTCAAATCCTTTGAGGAAAAAGTTGAAAGCCTGAAG TCTAAAGTTGGAGGAGGCAAACCTGCTGGGGGTGACTTTGGCGAAGTTCTCAACTCTGCTGCCAATGCCAGTGCCACAGAAACCATTGCAGAACAGACACAGGAGGAGACCCCCTGA
- the TPD52 gene encoding tumor protein D52 isoform X1 yields the protein MLWWKKRAAAHCECPGMDLYEDYKSPFDFNAGVNRNYLYLSPSINLSPPGSPTLAKSGLLRSDSIPEVGEDAAATVSMAETLSEEEQDELRKELAKVEEEIQTLSQVLAAKEKHLAEIKRKLGINSLQELRQNITKSWQDVTSTTAYKRTSETLSQAGQKASAAFSSVGSVITKKFEDVRLQAFSHSFSIRSIQHSISMPIMRNSPTFKSFEEKVESLKSKVGGGKPAGGDFGEVLNSAANASATETIAEQTQEETP from the exons ATGCTTTGGTGGAAGAAGAGGGCGGCTGCACATTGTGAATGTCCTGGCATGGATCTGTATGAGGATTATAAATCACCTTTCGATTTCAATGCTGGAGTGAACAGAAATTATCTTTACCTGTCGCCTAGCATAAACCTTTCTCCACCTGGATCACCTACACTGGCAAAGTCAG GGCTGCTGAGAAGTGACTCTATACCTGAGGTTGGAGAGGATGCTGCTGCTACAGTTAGTATGGCAGAAACACTCTCAGAAGAAGAACAGGATGAGCTAAGAAAAGAGCTTGCTAAG GTGGAAGAGGAAATCCAGACGCTCTCACAAGTGCTGGCTGCCAAAGAGAAGCATCTagcagaaataaagagaaagctGGGAATTAACTCCTTACAGGAACTAAGGCAGAACATTACCAAAAGCTGGCAAGATGTTACATCAACCACGGC ATACAAGAGAACATCAGAAACCCTGTCTCAGGCTGGTCAGAAggcttctgcagctttttcatCTGTTGGCTCAGTCATAACCAAGAAGTTTGAGGATGTTAG ACTACAGGCATTTTCACATTCCTTTAG TATACGCTCCATACAACATTCCATTAGCATGCCTATTATGAG aAATTCTCCTACTTTCAAATCCTTTGAGGAAAAAGTTGAAAGCCTGAAG TCTAAAGTTGGAGGAGGCAAACCTGCTGGGGGTGACTTTGGCGAAGTTCTCAACTCTGCTGCCAATGCCAGTGCCACAGAAACCATTGCAGAACAGACACAGGAGGAGACCCCCTGA
- the TPD52 gene encoding tumor protein D52 isoform X3, whose translation MLWWKKRAAAHCECPGMDLYEDYKSPFDFNAGVNRNYLYLSPSINLSPPGSPTLAKSGLLRSDSIPEVGEDAAATVSMAETLSEEEQDELRKELAKVEEEIQTLSQVLAAKEKHLAEIKRKLGINSLQELRQNITKSWQDVTSTTAYKRTSETLSQAGQKASAAFSSVGSVITKKFEDVRNSPTFKSFEEKVESLKSKVGGGKPAGGDFGEVLNSAANASATETIAEQTQEETP comes from the exons ATGCTTTGGTGGAAGAAGAGGGCGGCTGCACATTGTGAATGTCCTGGCATGGATCTGTATGAGGATTATAAATCACCTTTCGATTTCAATGCTGGAGTGAACAGAAATTATCTTTACCTGTCGCCTAGCATAAACCTTTCTCCACCTGGATCACCTACACTGGCAAAGTCAG GGCTGCTGAGAAGTGACTCTATACCTGAGGTTGGAGAGGATGCTGCTGCTACAGTTAGTATGGCAGAAACACTCTCAGAAGAAGAACAGGATGAGCTAAGAAAAGAGCTTGCTAAG GTGGAAGAGGAAATCCAGACGCTCTCACAAGTGCTGGCTGCCAAAGAGAAGCATCTagcagaaataaagagaaagctGGGAATTAACTCCTTACAGGAACTAAGGCAGAACATTACCAAAAGCTGGCAAGATGTTACATCAACCACGGC ATACAAGAGAACATCAGAAACCCTGTCTCAGGCTGGTCAGAAggcttctgcagctttttcatCTGTTGGCTCAGTCATAACCAAGAAGTTTGAGGATGTTAG aAATTCTCCTACTTTCAAATCCTTTGAGGAAAAAGTTGAAAGCCTGAAG TCTAAAGTTGGAGGAGGCAAACCTGCTGGGGGTGACTTTGGCGAAGTTCTCAACTCTGCTGCCAATGCCAGTGCCACAGAAACCATTGCAGAACAGACACAGGAGGAGACCCCCTGA